Within the Thermodesulfobacteriota bacterium genome, the region ACCTCTCCTACCGCTACAGGCGGGACGCCACAGACTACCTGAGCGCCAGGACCCTTGCGCGCCTCTCCCGGAAGGTGGACGTCTTCTACAGGACGAGGTACTCCTTCGAGGACAACAAGGCGCTGGAGACTTCCGTGGGGCTCGTATACCGCCACCAGTGCTGGAGCGCGGAGCTCGCCTACTCGGACCGGCTCGAGGAAAAGCTCTTTCTCCTGACCATCGACCTGAACGGCCTGGGCAGGGCGTTCAAGAGCAAGGGCGGCTTCGGGGGAGGTTAGGCGGGGAGGGGTGAGATAACATCAGTATTGACAGGAGTGGATAGTTTTGGTAGGGTAATATATAAAATAGTATACACAGCCACACTATTTATATCCACTTGAGGCCATGCGGTTCACTAAGGTTCTCGAAAATATCCTGGGGAAGAGGTCCAATATCGGCATACTGCGGGTACTTGTCGATAAAGGCCTTGAACTGACCGGAAGACAGATTGCCGAGCTTTCCGGCATGAGTCACCGGGCGTGTCTCCTGTCTCTTGATGCGCTGGAAGGGCAGGGGGTCGTCACCCGGAGGTCCGCGGGGAGTGCAAACCTGTACGGGCTCAGGAAGGAGAACTTTCTCATAAAAGAAGGGGTGCTTCCTCTCTTTAAGCTCGAAAAGGGTCTTGTCGACAGTATGATGGCTACTATACTGGATAGCTTAAAGAAGGAAATGCCAATGGGCAGGGTTAGAAGTATAGTTCTCTTTGGAAGCATAGCCAGGGGCGAAGGGGAGCCCGACAGCGATATAGACCTGTGTGTAGTTGTCGGCAGCCGGAGAGTTAAAGAACTTATACCTTCGATGCTGGAACCCGCAAGGGAGCATATAATGAAAACTTTCGGGAACAATCTCTCCCTTTATACGGTCACCGTCAGGGAGCTTAGCGAGAGGCATGCCAAGAAAGACCCCCTGATAGGTGAAATCATCGAGACCGGACACGTGTGGGGAGAGCGTCTGGAGAAGTTATTGAAGGATGAATAGAGGGTCGAGAAAGGTTGAGAAGGGTGTTTATCGCGGCTACCTGAAGAAGGCGGACGATTTTTATCGTGGAATGAAGGTCGCCTTTGAAGGGTCCAACTGGAACTCGGTCGGCCTTGAGGCCGTCCACTGCGTCATCTCCGCGAATGATGCTCTGCTCGCTTACTACGGAGGTGTCCGGTCCGTATCCAGGGACCATAAGGATGCCGCAAGGTTTCTTCTGGATACCATCGATACGGAGGAAGCCGGAAAGAAGGCAAAACATCTGCGCGCCGTCATAGCCAAAAAGAACCTGGTGGAGTACGAGAACAGATCTTTTATTCAGTCCGAGGCCGAAGAGATATATCGTCATACAGAGAGATTCTACCTATGGGTGAGGTCGATGCTGCCCGAGGAGAGATAACCTGACGGAGAAGGAAAGACTTTTAGCCGCGCTATCCGGAGCGGGGGCCGACAGGCCGCCGGTTATCCTCCCCGGCGGGTTCGTTACCATGGCGAGCCGGGAGGTAATGGAAGAGGGGGGGTTTTTTCCCCTCTCTCCCGATCTCCACTCCGACCCGGCCATGCTCGCCTCGCTCGCGCTCGCCGTCCAGGACGCCACCGGGCTCGAAAACCTGGCCCTCCCCTTCCGCATGACCGTCGAATCCGAGGCCTACGGGGGAGAGACCGAGGAGTCTCTTGTCTCAGGCGCAGGGCGGACCGAGCCGTGTTATCCCCTGGAGAGCGTAAAGGACTTTAGCGCTCTGAAGACCCTCGACCCGGAAAGGGACGGGAGGCTGCCGAAGACCCTGAGTGCCGTAGGAATCCTCAGTAAAGGCCGCACCGAACTGCCGGTTATAGGGGACCTGGTCGGCCCCCTCGGCCTTGCCACCTCGCTCGTCGACACGAAGACACTCCTTAAATCCCTCTTGAGAGAGCCCGCAGAAGCCCACGCCTTCCTCTCATTCCTTGCCGAAGGTACGGCCCGTTACGGCCGCGCGCTTGTGGGGGCGGGCGCGGACGTCGTCTCCATAACCGACCCGGCCTCGACCGCCGAGATACTGGGACCCGAGTTCTTCAAGGAGTTTGCTGTGCCTTATCTGAACCGCATTACCGCTGCGATGCACACCGAAGGGGTGCCTGTCATGGTCCACCTTTGCGGGGATATAAGAGGGCTCAGGGACGCCCCCCGCGGACTCCGGGCAGAGTGCGTGAGCGTGGACCCGCGCGTCTCCATTGCCGATGCAAGGCTCCTCCTGCCGCGCCACCGCATAATGGGTAACCTCGACCCGGAGCTTCTCGCCTCCGGCACCACCGGCGAGGTCCGCGAGGCCGTTACCGGTATCCTCGACCAGGGGCCGGACATAGTCGCCCCGGGCTGCGCCGTGGGGCCGGGGGCTGCGGCCGAAAAGCTCGGCGCGATGGTATCGGCGGTGTCAATGTCATGATGGCCGACGGGGTACGAGATACCAGTGCTGTATTGGG harbors:
- a CDS encoding nucleotidyltransferase domain-containing protein, which translates into the protein MRFTKVLENILGKRSNIGILRVLVDKGLELTGRQIAELSGMSHRACLLSLDALEGQGVVTRRSAGSANLYGLRKENFLIKEGVLPLFKLEKGLVDSMMATILDSLKKEMPMGRVRSIVLFGSIARGEGEPDSDIDLCVVVGSRRVKELIPSMLEPAREHIMKTFGNNLSLYTVTVRELSERHAKKDPLIGEIIETGHVWGERLEKLLKDE
- a CDS encoding HEPN domain-containing protein, with translation MNRGSRKVEKGVYRGYLKKADDFYRGMKVAFEGSNWNSVGLEAVHCVISANDALLAYYGGVRSVSRDHKDAARFLLDTIDTEEAGKKAKHLRAVIAKKNLVEYENRSFIQSEAEEIYRHTERFYLWVRSMLPEER
- a CDS encoding uroporphyrinogen decarboxylase family protein, which produces MTEKERLLAALSGAGADRPPVILPGGFVTMASREVMEEGGFFPLSPDLHSDPAMLASLALAVQDATGLENLALPFRMTVESEAYGGETEESLVSGAGRTEPCYPLESVKDFSALKTLDPERDGRLPKTLSAVGILSKGRTELPVIGDLVGPLGLATSLVDTKTLLKSLLREPAEAHAFLSFLAEGTARYGRALVGAGADVVSITDPASTAEILGPEFFKEFAVPYLNRITAAMHTEGVPVMVHLCGDIRGLRDAPRGLRAECVSVDPRVSIADARLLLPRHRIMGNLDPELLASGTTGEVREAVTGILDQGPDIVAPGCAVGPGAAAEKLGAMVSAVSMS